One segment of Thermococcus alcaliphilus DNA contains the following:
- the cas6 gene encoding CRISPR-associated endoribonuclease Cas6, translating to MRIEIKLKPENKNAIVPFNYNDEIHDQLLEKIFLAAPDLAEVLQTEYKDYFTFSRIMIREREIIPDKGIKVLSDDISLYVSSSLTEIIKAIAEGFISNPILKVGEATFSMADIKILREPKIRDGTLFSTLSPIVVRTAKFEDNKVKIWDLYPNNEGFQDKLRKIMLTKFSEINGRLPEDTDFHLDVIKFKPVRIKVGKTYYRGSLMVFRYYGSKEIAKFGYENGFGDKTSYGFGMVKVIDEEEGQ from the coding sequence ATGAGAATTGAAATCAAACTTAAACCTGAAAATAAGAATGCTATAGTGCCCTTTAATTACAACGATGAAATTCATGACCAGCTGCTTGAAAAGATTTTCCTTGCGGCGCCAGATTTAGCTGAGGTGCTTCAAACGGAGTATAAGGATTACTTCACCTTTTCCAGGATAATGATTAGAGAGAGGGAGATTATTCCCGATAAAGGAATTAAAGTGCTCTCGGATGATATATCCCTCTACGTTTCATCTTCTCTCACCGAAATCATAAAGGCAATTGCAGAGGGGTTTATCTCGAATCCTATCTTAAAGGTGGGAGAAGCAACGTTCTCCATGGCCGACATAAAAATACTCCGGGAGCCAAAGATAAGGGATGGAACGCTTTTTTCAACGTTAAGCCCCATAGTTGTTAGGACAGCCAAGTTCGAAGACAATAAGGTAAAGATATGGGATCTTTATCCAAACAACGAAGGATTCCAAGACAAACTCAGGAAAATAATGCTTACAAAGTTTTCAGAGATAAATGGCAGACTCCCGGAGGATACCGACTTTCACCTTGATGTCATAAAATTCAAGCCTGTGAGAATAAAGGTTGGTAAGACGTATTACAGAGGCTCTCTGATGGTTTTCCGGTATTATGGGTCGAAGGAGATAGCAAAGTTTGGATACGAAAACGGCTTTGGAGACAAAACCAGCTATGGTTTCGGGATGGTTAAAGTAATTGATGAAGAAGAAGGACAATAG
- a CDS encoding UDP-N-acetylglucosamine--dolichyl-phosphate N-acetylglucosaminephosphotransferase — protein sequence MITPVVGFILSLLLTPYIGSLMRKAGIVGRDIHKLDKPEVPEMGGIALLLVLPLSLVSLLNETLAKALLIFLLFGIIGIIDDITQLKQSHKVLLSLLVSSIVISISIDTNLDILLASFELGLLYYLFAVLFITGSANLVNLLAGFNGLEVGTSAIALFFLGLITSGDAQILALTGSAVAFGFLWWNKYPARIFPGDTGTLSLGALIGVVGILGKVEVFAAFLLLPHFVDFLLKSKIRFKGRPLGRTEVLEDGTLKAPPYLSFLGLLMRIKKVKEPQLVAMVWGIETVLGTIVLLLHQLL from the coding sequence ATGATAACGCCTGTTGTAGGTTTTATCCTTTCCCTTCTTCTTACCCCCTACATCGGCTCGCTAATGAGAAAAGCCGGCATAGTTGGAAGAGATATTCATAAGCTAGATAAACCCGAGGTTCCAGAAATGGGAGGCATTGCTCTTTTACTCGTATTGCCTCTAAGTCTTGTGTCTCTTCTAAATGAAACTCTCGCAAAGGCTCTTCTGATATTTCTTCTCTTTGGGATTATAGGTATAATAGATGACATAACTCAGCTTAAACAGTCTCATAAAGTTCTGTTATCTTTGCTGGTCTCCTCAATAGTAATTTCGATATCCATAGATACTAATCTGGATATTCTGCTGGCTTCCTTTGAACTGGGCTTACTATACTATCTCTTTGCAGTACTCTTTATCACTGGCTCTGCCAATCTGGTGAACCTCTTAGCAGGATTCAATGGGCTGGAGGTGGGGACTTCCGCTATAGCCCTCTTCTTTTTGGGATTGATAACTTCTGGAGACGCTCAAATTTTGGCATTGACGGGAAGTGCTGTAGCCTTTGGATTTTTGTGGTGGAATAAATACCCCGCTAGAATCTTCCCCGGGGACACTGGAACGTTGTCCCTTGGGGCATTGATAGGAGTGGTTGGCATTTTAGGTAAAGTTGAAGTATTTGCAGCATTTTTGCTGCTACCCCATTTTGTGGACTTCCTCCTTAAGTCTAAAATACGATTTAAAGGCAGACCTTTGGGAAGGACAGAGGTTTTGGAAGATGGAACTTTAAAAGCCCCACCTTACCTAAGCTTTCTGGGTTTGCTGATGAGAATAAAGAAAGTAAAAGAGCCTCAGCTCGTTGCCATGGTTTGGGGGATAGAAACAGTCTTAGGCACTATTGTCCTTCTTCTTCATCAATTACTTTAA
- a CDS encoding DUF2304 domain-containing protein, with amino-acid sequence MYAVQYIAVIIILALMVYVLGKYGRKELDWQDLVFWEALLLIMLIISLKPVEISLTIKNILGLGRGLDALFVVSIGLSYLLLFRLYIAIDKAEREITELTRRIAIEFQEIKEMLEKLERD; translated from the coding sequence ATGTATGCCGTACAATACATCGCCGTTATTATTATCTTGGCACTTATGGTATACGTACTTGGAAAATACGGGAGAAAAGAGCTTGACTGGCAGGATCTGGTGTTCTGGGAAGCTTTGCTCCTCATAATGCTGATAATTTCCCTGAAACCGGTGGAGATTTCCTTAACAATAAAAAACATACTCGGGCTTGGAAGGGGTCTAGATGCATTGTTTGTGGTCTCTATAGGCCTCAGCTACCTGCTGTTGTTTAGGCTTTACATCGCAATAGACAAAGCTGAAAGGGAAATAACCGAACTAACACGTCGGATCGCAATAGAATTTCAGGAAATCAAGGAAATGCTAGAAAAACTAGAAAGGGATTAG
- a CDS encoding 30S ribosomal protein S15 yields MARLHARKRGKSGSKKPPRTAPPTWVEYTAEEVENLVVKLRKEGYSAAMIGTILRDQYGIPSVRLITGKKITKILEENGLAPEIPEDLMFLIRKAVKLRKHLEQHPKDLHSMRGLQLTESKIRRLVKYYRRTGKLPAKWRYDPEQAKLLVR; encoded by the coding sequence ATGGCAAGGTTGCATGCAAGAAAAAGAGGAAAGTCCGGATCAAAGAAGCCACCGAGGACAGCCCCACCTACATGGGTGGAGTACACTGCTGAGGAAGTTGAAAATCTTGTTGTTAAGCTTAGGAAGGAAGGTTATAGTGCTGCCATGATAGGCACTATTTTGAGGGATCAATACGGAATTCCGAGTGTTAGACTCATCACTGGCAAGAAAATAACCAAGATACTCGAAGAGAACGGCCTTGCTCCAGAGATTCCAGAGGATTTAATGTTCCTCATTAGAAAGGCAGTCAAACTTAGGAAGCACCTAGAACAACATCCCAAAGACCTTCATTCAATGAGGGGTCTTCAGCTTACTGAGAGCAAGATCAGGAGACTTGTAAAATACTACAGGAGAACCGGAAAGCTACCAGCAAAGTGGAGATACGATCCAGAGCAAGCAAAGCTTCTCGTTCGCTGA
- a CDS encoding HAD-IA family hydrolase, which translates to MDIQLVVFDLDGTLVGAPMDFAEVKERLRERLEKEGISKELIGDLTPMYETLLKISQNTGMDFEYLHSFLVELEVERAKDSYLFEGSRELLELLKENGIKLALMTRSSRKATEYVLKKHGIEEFFDLVVTRDDVPPEDVKPNPGHLKTILEHFNVPPTKVVVVGDHGYDLLPAKELRCLSVLITSNESGRMSFKIEEDANFEVMNVKEAIELFKRLLKTYVVVPAYNEEKTIGNVLRDLLQYFKGEEIVVVNDGSRDKTREVAQEKGVVVLTHLVNRGLGGALGTGIRYALLKGAELILTFDADGQHLVDDALRVMKPVAEGKADFAVGSRLKGDVSEMPFVKRFGNFVLDFITAVFAKKYVSDSQSGLRCLNRECASKIKITCDRYAVSSEIIIEASKNGCRIVEVPIKAVYTEYSKKKGTNILEGVKIAFNLLLDRMR; encoded by the coding sequence ATGGACATCCAGCTAGTTGTCTTCGATCTCGATGGAACCCTTGTGGGTGCGCCAATGGACTTTGCAGAAGTAAAGGAGAGATTAAGAGAGAGGCTTGAGAAGGAGGGAATATCAAAGGAGCTCATCGGTGATTTGACGCCCATGTATGAAACTCTGCTCAAGATATCCCAAAATACAGGTATGGATTTTGAATATCTGCATTCATTCCTCGTTGAACTGGAAGTAGAAAGGGCTAAGGACAGCTATTTGTTCGAAGGTTCCAGAGAGTTGCTAGAGCTTTTAAAAGAAAATGGGATAAAACTCGCCCTGATGACTAGGAGCTCTAGAAAGGCCACAGAATATGTGCTAAAAAAACATGGTATTGAGGAATTTTTTGACCTTGTAGTTACCAGGGATGATGTACCTCCAGAAGATGTTAAGCCAAATCCCGGCCATTTAAAGACAATACTAGAGCATTTTAATGTTCCACCAACAAAAGTAGTTGTAGTGGGAGATCATGGATATGACCTGCTCCCGGCAAAAGAACTAAGGTGTCTGAGTGTACTTATAACCTCCAACGAAAGCGGAAGAATGAGCTTTAAAATTGAAGAAGACGCAAACTTTGAAGTAATGAACGTCAAAGAGGCGATTGAACTTTTCAAGCGATTACTCAAGACATACGTTGTTGTACCGGCGTACAATGAAGAGAAAACAATAGGTAACGTCCTGAGGGACTTGCTCCAGTATTTCAAAGGAGAAGAGATTGTGGTCGTAAATGACGGGAGCAGAGACAAAACTAGAGAAGTGGCTCAAGAAAAAGGCGTGGTAGTGTTAACACACCTCGTAAACAGAGGGCTTGGAGGAGCATTGGGTACAGGGATAAGATATGCCCTCCTTAAAGGAGCTGAATTAATATTGACCTTTGATGCAGATGGCCAGCATTTAGTTGATGATGCCCTAAGAGTAATGAAGCCAGTTGCAGAAGGGAAGGCAGATTTTGCCGTGGGCTCAAGATTGAAAGGGGACGTAAGTGAAATGCCTTTTGTAAAACGCTTTGGAAATTTTGTTCTTGACTTTATAACGGCAGTGTTTGCTAAAAAATACGTTTCCGATTCCCAAAGCGGATTGCGGTGCTTGAATAGAGAATGTGCATCCAAAATAAAAATCACATGCGATAGATACGCTGTTTCAAGTGAAATAATAATCGAAGCCTCAAAGAACGGATGCAGAATAGTTGAAGTACCCATAAAAGCGGTTTATACCGAATATTCCAAAAAGAAAGGGACCAATATTTTAGAGGGCGTAAAAATAGCTTTTAACTTGCTGTTGGATAGGATGAGGTGA
- a CDS encoding deoxycytidylate deaminase, whose protein sequence is MEVEIVLDKERAEHIKKIRPTKDEYFMLIAKLVSLRATCPRLRVGAVAVKDGYILATGYNGAPRNMDHCIDVGCLIVDGHCHRAVHAEQNVIAMAARKGISLEGATLYVTHFPCDVCFKLLVNAGVREIVYEEMYPNKATEILLKEAQEKGIVKIRQFKVPKERVKVFLEELFGND, encoded by the coding sequence ATGGAGGTAGAAATAGTTCTAGATAAAGAGCGAGCAGAGCATATAAAGAAAATACGTCCCACGAAAGATGAATACTTCATGCTCATTGCAAAGCTCGTGAGTCTAAGGGCTACATGTCCTAGACTTAGGGTTGGAGCAGTTGCCGTAAAAGACGGCTACATTTTGGCGACAGGCTATAATGGGGCCCCGAGGAACATGGATCACTGTATAGATGTGGGTTGCCTGATAGTCGATGGTCACTGTCATAGAGCGGTTCATGCAGAACAGAACGTCATAGCAATGGCGGCTAGAAAGGGGATAAGCCTTGAAGGGGCCACACTTTATGTTACCCACTTTCCATGCGATGTCTGCTTTAAGTTACTGGTAAATGCGGGAGTTAGGGAAATAGTTTACGAGGAGATGTATCCAAACAAGGCAACTGAGATTTTGCTGAAAGAAGCTCAAGAGAAAGGGATTGTGAAAATAAGACAGTTTAAAGTCCCCAAGGAGAGGGTTAAGGTATTCCTGGAAGAGCTTTTTGGAAATGACTAA